Within the Prochlorococcus sp. MIT 1300 genome, the region TCTAATAAACCTAATAGCAGATATATCACATAAAAGAATTGGGTTCAAAACCAAATATTCATGGCCCCCGTTTAATCTTTATAGCCTGCTATATCCACACTTGCTCTCAAATATTTTGACAGGAAGGCCTGTTTCCTCTAAAGCAGTCTTACACTTATCTCCAACTGTTCCATAAACCTCAACGGTAAATCCGTCTCCTAATTGCGCATGTCCTTGCAAATATGCTCCAACTGGTGGATTCGCCAGATGGGAAAGGAAAGCTTCATCATCTTTGTAGACCTCTGACCATGTAAAACAAAGAGGGTTTTCTGGATCTTGATCAAAGGTGTGATGCAACATGCCTGGCTCAGAAGCTTGAACAGCAGCATCAGTGTTAGTTGCAAGTTCTAAATATTCTGAAACTTTATCAGGCTTAATTTGAATACGAGCAATAAGGATGAAAGGAGTTGAACTGTCAAATTTGACCATCAAAAGAACTCACAAGTCGATAAAGCATTAAATATATTTCTAGGATTTTCGATGTCAAGAGGCATCTCTTCACGGTCTACTGACAAAAGCCAGTCATAACTCCGTTCCTATTAGAGCTTTTACGACTTGTATGCTTCTTTGGGGTTGAGGTCTCTTCCAGTCTTGGATAAAAGAAAAAGCCGTAATTAGCAAAGGAGAAATGAAGGCAATTGCTGCTATGAATGAAAATATCTGAGTTAACTTTATAGTAGGCTCTTTCACTAAAGGGTCTCCGCAATAACCACAAACCATGACGCCATCAGAACGTTCTTCATGAATCTGATAATGAGGTGAGCAATACGGGCAGAAGTAGCGCATTAACCCTGTCTAGGTATTCCCACAATTCTGTTCTTATTTATTTCCTCTTGGACCTTGTTGAAGTCAGCGATCTCTTGAGAATCATTAGAACCAGAGCTATAGCCTATCTTTGATACGAGGTAAATCTCGTGTTGTCTATTGGGATTAAGAGCCACCGATCTTTATGGCTTTCCAAAAAACCTTTTGAACTGCCAAACCAAGTAGGCAGTACTTGCAGCAAATAAAAGAAACCCGACAATACCAACCGCTCGATTAGCGGCTTCAACAGTTGGCCAATTATCCATCCTTTTTACCTTTGCCAAATAAAGGGCCAGTGAACAAAAGATAGCCAATAGCCGCAAAAAACAAACCAAAGCCAATCAGGTTTGGAAGTATGCCTCCAACAATTTCAGCCTTGGCAAAACTAGTATTCGCTGCATCAAGACCTAAGACACTCATCACAACAAATAATCGGGCGTAATTGTCAGCAAGGTTCATTGCCAATCTGGATAGATGAAATCTTCATCGATCGGTTACTCATAAAACTGGCCTACTGCTATACCTCGTTGAGGAGCTTGGAGAAATAAAAGTAGTAAGCGCTGCATTAGTTTTCATCTTTCTTTCTAAGTCCCTTCCATACCAGAGGGTTTTGACCTTTGGTCATCACAGTGATGGCACGACCAAGGAACCAAGAACCCACAAGGAACCCAACAACAGCAACCCCATAAAGAAGGTTTACCCGCCCAGCATTCCCAAGAAGAAAGAAGGTGTTATGCATCGTTCTCTTAGAAGTCTAGAACTTCTCTTAATCATGCTTTGATTTTTAGGAAAGGCTAAAACAAAGCATGAACCACCTCACTGCCACCTAGATGGATTTTATTCAGACCATTGGCGTCTTGGTGATCTTTGGTGTTGCGCCTATGCTCCTAAACAAATGCTGCTTGAAGCTGAGCAGCAGTAATAGCCAGTCAATC harbors:
- a CDS encoding antibiotic biosynthesis monooxygenase family protein, with product MVKFDSSTPFILIARIQIKPDKVSEYLELATNTDAAVQASEPGMLHHTFDQDPENPLCFTWSEVYKDDEAFLSHLANPPVGAYLQGHAQLGDGFTVEVYGTVGDKCKTALEETGLPVKIFESKCGYSRL